In a genomic window of beta proteobacterium MWH-UniP1:
- the hflC gene encoding protease modulator HflC has protein sequence MNKLFTAISALVVLVLIAGSCIFVVDQRQYAIVFALGEIKEVVNKPGLYFKMPPPFQNVVFVEKRILTIDTPEIDRFITSEKQNVLVDTYVKWRVIDPKEYWVSVAGRPAGAADRISRSLRDALNNEIAKRTMNEVISASREQIMTGIRDRVNADAQRLGVEVVDVRIKRVDLADEIRDSVFRRMESERKAIANERRSSGAAESEKIRANADRQREVILAQAYRRAQSIMGDGDARSTSLYAASFGQNPEFASFYRSLQAYRESFKNKSDVIVADPQSDFFRHFRSSGVRPSGNGNAK, from the coding sequence ATGAATAAGCTCTTTACAGCGATTTCCGCGCTGGTCGTGTTGGTCCTGATCGCCGGTTCGTGCATTTTTGTGGTGGATCAACGGCAATACGCTATTGTGTTTGCCCTGGGTGAAATCAAAGAAGTGGTGAATAAGCCTGGCCTGTACTTCAAGATGCCACCCCCCTTTCAAAACGTGGTTTTCGTTGAGAAACGCATTCTGACCATCGACACGCCCGAGATTGATCGCTTTATCACCAGTGAAAAACAAAACGTGCTGGTGGATACGTATGTGAAATGGCGTGTGATCGATCCCAAAGAGTATTGGGTCTCGGTGGCTGGCCGCCCGGCCGGTGCCGCAGACCGTATCTCCCGCAGCCTGCGTGACGCGCTGAATAACGAGATCGCCAAGCGCACCATGAATGAAGTGATTTCCGCATCGCGCGAGCAGATCATGACGGGCATTCGCGACCGCGTGAATGCCGATGCCCAGCGGCTTGGTGTGGAAGTGGTCGATGTGCGAATCAAGCGTGTCGATCTGGCTGATGAAATCCGCGATTCTGTTTTCCGCCGCATGGAGTCCGAGCGAAAAGCCATCGCCAATGAGCGGCGCTCTTCCGGTGCTGCCGAGTCTGAAAAGATTCGTGCCAATGCCGATCGCCAGCGCGAAGTCATTCTTGCTCAGGCCTATCGTCGCGCCCAAAGCATCATGGGTGACGGCGATGCACGCTCCACGTCGCTTTACGCCGCATCCTTTGGACAAAACCCGGAATTCGCCTCGTTTTACCGAAGCCTGCAGGCCTATCGCGAGAGCTTTAAAAACAAATCGGACGTGATTGTGGCGGACCCGCAATCCGACTTCTTCCGTCATTTCAGGTCTTCAGGTGTTCGGCCAAGCGGCAACGGAAACGCCAAGTAA
- a CDS encoding lytic murein transglycosylase, whose amino-acid sequence MPNDHAMQPRRRRTLALGAGLLLSAGFPAAHLLAQPRNKTARETEESLAIGLRHGWLGRSDVQTFISDTADKHNLPRTWLWSQFEGLGAQPRALLLMNPPPPPPGEVPRKRSWARYLSQHADITRINAGRTFMAEHRQVLHDVAQQSGVPAQVIAAIIGVETKYGQFTGRFPTLETLTTLAFESPRRADFFRKELETLLVMGRQGVVNLKELRGSFAGALGLPQFMPSSWQNFALGYRNPARADLINNPHDAIASVGNFLKLHGWRASRPSHTVAVIPLHTNPARFVAPQLEPLHTVAQLQAAGIEQETPRLSADTSASLIDLPEEDDNVTYWIAAHNFFVITQYNRSFMYAAAVLTLAESLES is encoded by the coding sequence ATGCCCAACGACCACGCCATGCAGCCCCGCCGCCGACGCACACTTGCGCTTGGGGCTGGCCTGCTTCTGTCAGCCGGGTTTCCTGCAGCGCACCTATTGGCGCAGCCCCGCAACAAAACCGCCCGCGAAACTGAAGAGTCTCTGGCCATTGGCCTGCGGCATGGTTGGCTGGGCCGAAGCGATGTGCAAACCTTCATCTCGGATACTGCCGACAAACACAACCTGCCGCGGACATGGCTGTGGAGCCAGTTTGAGGGGCTCGGGGCGCAGCCCCGGGCACTACTGCTGATGAATCCGCCCCCACCGCCCCCGGGCGAAGTGCCAAGAAAACGGTCCTGGGCCCGTTACTTATCGCAGCACGCCGACATCACCCGGATCAACGCGGGGCGCACCTTTATGGCCGAACATCGGCAGGTACTCCACGATGTTGCACAACAATCTGGTGTGCCGGCACAGGTGATCGCCGCCATCATTGGTGTTGAAACCAAATACGGGCAATTCACCGGTCGATTTCCAACATTAGAAACGCTCACCACGCTGGCCTTTGAGTCACCAAGGCGGGCGGATTTTTTTCGTAAAGAACTCGAGACGCTTTTGGTGATGGGCCGGCAAGGTGTTGTGAATTTGAAAGAACTACGGGGTTCGTTTGCGGGCGCACTGGGCTTGCCGCAATTCATGCCCAGCAGTTGGCAGAATTTTGCCCTTGGCTACCGTAACCCAGCACGTGCCGATTTGATCAACAACCCGCATGACGCAATTGCATCGGTGGGGAATTTTCTAAAACTGCATGGATGGCGGGCCAGTCGCCCGAGCCACACCGTGGCAGTGATTCCACTGCACACCAACCCAGCAAGATTCGTAGCACCACAGCTTGAACCGCTACACACCGTGGCACAGCTTCAGGCGGCCGGTATTGAACAAGAAACACCCAGACTTTCGGCGGATACAAGCGCGAGCCTAATCGATCTTCCCGAAGAAGATGACAACGTGACCTACTGGATTGCAGCCCATAATTTTTTTGTGATTACCCAGTACAACCGAAGTTTCATGTACGCAGCGGCCGTTTTAACGCTCGCCGAATCCCTGGAGAGTTAA
- a CDS encoding adenylosuccinate synthase, whose translation MAGATAVQQGRNVVVIGTQWGDEGKGKIVDWLTEQVSGVVRFQGGHNAGHTLVVNGKKTILRLIPSGILHPGVTCYIGNGVVLSPSALLGEIDELQANGINVESRLKISLACPLILPYHVALDQAREAAKGDAKIGTTGRGIGPAYEDKVARRAIRLLDLTNPSALKTKLAEAMSLHNFVLEHHLKSKPLSVDQVFDDLMTMAPRLLKMTADVPQLLYEAGLRGDNLLFEGAQGSLLDIDHGTYPYVTSSNCVAGAAGAGAGVGPSKLHYVLGITKAYATRVGSGPFPTEQINTVGETLAKRGNEFGSVTGRPRRCGWFDAAALRRSMQINGVTGLCITKLDVLDGLSEIKLCVGYDTPAGRLDVLPFGSDAVEQCQPIYETMPGWTESTQGVRQWKDLPATAQRYLERLAQVVGAPIAMVSTGADREDTILLDHPFGK comes from the coding sequence ATGGCAGGCGCAACAGCTGTACAGCAGGGCAGGAATGTGGTCGTCATCGGTACCCAGTGGGGTGACGAGGGCAAAGGCAAGATTGTGGACTGGCTGACCGAGCAGGTCAGTGGCGTGGTGAGATTCCAAGGTGGCCACAATGCGGGCCATACCCTGGTGGTCAATGGCAAAAAAACCATTCTGCGGCTCATCCCATCGGGCATTTTGCACCCCGGCGTGACCTGCTATATCGGCAACGGCGTGGTGCTCTCCCCATCAGCGCTTTTGGGTGAGATCGACGAATTACAGGCCAATGGCATTAACGTTGAGTCACGCCTAAAAATCAGTCTGGCCTGCCCACTGATTCTTCCTTATCACGTGGCTCTGGATCAGGCCCGCGAGGCCGCCAAGGGCGATGCAAAGATTGGCACCACGGGCCGTGGCATTGGCCCAGCTTATGAAGACAAGGTGGCCCGCAGAGCGATTCGTCTGCTGGATCTCACCAACCCATCTGCTTTAAAAACAAAGCTTGCCGAGGCCATGAGCCTGCATAACTTTGTGTTGGAACATCATTTGAAATCCAAGCCCCTGTCGGTGGATCAGGTCTTTGATGATCTGATGACCATGGCACCAAGGCTTTTGAAGATGACGGCCGATGTGCCTCAGCTTCTATACGAAGCTGGCCTGCGCGGTGACAACCTGCTGTTCGAGGGTGCCCAGGGGTCCTTGCTCGACATTGATCACGGCACCTATCCCTATGTCACTAGCAGCAACTGTGTTGCCGGTGCGGCGGGTGCTGGCGCCGGTGTTGGCCCTTCGAAATTGCATTACGTGTTGGGCATTACCAAGGCCTATGCCACCCGAGTGGGCAGTGGCCCATTCCCCACCGAGCAGATCAACACGGTAGGTGAGACCCTGGCCAAACGTGGCAATGAGTTCGGTTCGGTCACGGGCCGGCCTCGTCGTTGCGGCTGGTTCGATGCCGCAGCCTTGCGCCGCTCCATGCAGATTAACGGTGTGACGGGACTGTGCATTACCAAGCTTGATGTGTTGGACGGCTTATCAGAAATCAAACTCTGTGTTGGCTATGACACCCCTGCCGGCCGCTTAGACGTGCTGCCTTTTGGTTCGGACGCGGTGGAACAATGCCAGCCCATTTACGAGACCATGCCGGGCTGGACGGAATCGACACAGGGCGTGCGCCAGTGGAAAGATCTTCCGGCCACGGCCCAGCGCTATCTTGAGCGTCTGGCGCAGGTGGTGGGGGCGCCCATTGCCATGGTCTCGACCGGTGCAGACCGGGAAGACACGATATTGCTCGACCATCCGTTTGGGAAGTAA
- the hflK gene encoding FtsH protease activity modulator HflK encodes MIRLKNWSIFRRLFALGDPRWGQSGSGQEPPASNGQPSGQEPGRNAQGPSAQDQQEPNRGPSEPPRGNRPSGNNEPPDLDEVWRDFNRRLSGMFGGKGNKNSGGGFGGGGRRSPGGSGGGFKAPNVKTGPAFGMVAVAGALIWLATGFYIVQEGQSSIVLRFGEFRTTAPAGFQWRLPYPFESHEIVNLSQIRQVSVGIRGSGAGNRGRDSLMLTRDENMVDLQFAVQYRIADPKSYLFNNVATDDIVAQAAETAMREIVGRSLSDTVLYENKEGIAREALAQIQAIADRYTSGLSIIDVTIQNAQPPEEVQAAFSDAIKAGQDAERAKNEGQAYANDVIPRARGSAERLIQEAEGYKERVIATAQGDADRFRKIMVEYNKAPAITRERMYLEAMQQVFSNVSKVMVESKNNSNLLYLPLDRLMQQSAAGAPGAAPAASGMATTPPAAPTAAPAPAAPAAEPSVPAANNSGPSLRDRLREAR; translated from the coding sequence ATGATTCGACTTAAAAATTGGTCTATTTTTCGGCGCTTGTTCGCCCTAGGCGACCCCCGCTGGGGTCAATCGGGCTCTGGCCAAGAGCCGCCTGCCAGTAATGGGCAGCCCAGCGGCCAAGAGCCTGGCCGCAATGCCCAGGGGCCATCTGCCCAGGACCAGCAGGAACCAAATCGCGGGCCGTCTGAGCCGCCACGGGGTAATCGCCCCTCGGGCAACAACGAGCCCCCCGATCTCGACGAAGTCTGGCGTGACTTTAATCGCCGACTCAGCGGCATGTTTGGCGGCAAGGGCAATAAGAATTCAGGTGGGGGCTTTGGCGGTGGTGGCCGACGTAGCCCTGGTGGTAGCGGCGGCGGCTTTAAGGCCCCGAATGTCAAAACCGGCCCAGCCTTTGGCATGGTGGCGGTTGCCGGTGCGCTGATCTGGCTGGCCACTGGCTTTTATATTGTGCAAGAGGGCCAGTCCTCGATCGTGCTGCGCTTTGGCGAATTCCGCACCACGGCACCCGCTGGTTTTCAGTGGCGTTTGCCTTACCCTTTTGAATCGCATGAGATTGTGAATCTGTCTCAGATTCGTCAGGTGAGCGTTGGTATTCGCGGTAGCGGTGCGGGTAATCGCGGGCGTGATTCCCTGATGCTGACCCGTGACGAGAACATGGTGGATCTGCAGTTCGCGGTCCAATACCGAATCGCTGATCCCAAGTCGTATTTGTTTAACAACGTGGCCACTGATGACATCGTGGCCCAGGCTGCTGAGACCGCCATGCGTGAAATTGTGGGCCGAAGCCTGAGCGACACGGTGCTCTACGAAAACAAAGAGGGCATCGCTCGCGAAGCACTCGCCCAGATCCAGGCCATTGCGGATCGTTACACCTCGGGTTTGAGCATCATCGACGTGACCATTCAAAATGCCCAGCCGCCTGAAGAAGTCCAGGCTGCTTTTAGCGATGCGATCAAAGCAGGCCAAGATGCCGAGCGCGCGAAAAACGAGGGCCAGGCCTATGCCAACGATGTCATTCCTCGTGCCCGCGGTTCTGCTGAGCGACTCATCCAAGAAGCCGAAGGTTACAAAGAGCGTGTGATCGCCACGGCCCAGGGTGATGCAGACCGTTTCCGCAAGATCATGGTGGAGTACAACAAAGCCCCTGCGATCACGCGTGAACGGATGTACTTAGAAGCCATGCAGCAGGTCTTTAGCAATGTCAGCAAGGTCATGGTCGAGTCCAAGAACAACAGCAATCTGTTGTACTTGCCCCTGGATCGTTTGATGCAGCAGTCGGCTGCCGGCGCCCCGGGCGCGGCACCCGCCGCATCGGGCATGGCCACCACTCCACCGGCCGCACCAACAGCCGCACCTGCACCGGCTGCACCAGCAGCCGAGCCATCGGTTCCAGCCGCTAACAATTCCGGGCCAAGCCTGCGTGACCGTCTGCGGGAGGCAAGATAA
- a CDS encoding ATP phosphoribosyltransferase regulatory subunit, protein MPAWLLPDQLSDILPLEAKRLESLRRRLLDLYAGYGYALIQPPLVEHVESLMIDQARDLDLRTFKLVDQASGRLLGLRADMTPQAARIDAHQIQHQGVTRLCYAGSVLHAQPAGLLSSREPVQVGCELFGHAGLEADLEVQELALASLDAAGIQKVRLDLSHRGVFLALRDQDPALAAIETDVLQALQSKDRVRLNQLVTRLAPATAKSLLAMIDLYGPATGPGNVIEKARAVLPAVPTISQALDRLQAVANSALFTEHPQCVLTVDFADLRGYRYHNGVMFSIYCEGLPNAVVRGGRYDGVGEIFGRARAATGFSLELRELLGITASSEGEADCSFAPIAAPWRDDAALRAAIASLRAQGKTVIALPDAELGVWTGEKLVNQAGSWSVA, encoded by the coding sequence ATGCCCGCATGGCTTTTGCCTGACCAACTCTCGGATATTTTGCCGCTCGAGGCGAAGCGGCTTGAATCGCTTCGCCGTCGCCTTCTCGACCTTTATGCGGGCTACGGCTACGCATTGATTCAGCCACCCCTGGTGGAGCATGTCGAATCACTCATGATTGATCAGGCCCGCGATCTTGATCTGCGCACCTTTAAGCTGGTGGATCAGGCCAGCGGCCGGTTGCTGGGCCTGCGGGCGGATATGACGCCGCAGGCAGCACGTATTGACGCCCATCAAATACAACATCAGGGCGTGACCCGCCTGTGTTACGCCGGCTCGGTGCTGCATGCGCAGCCGGCTGGATTGCTCTCGTCGCGTGAGCCGGTTCAGGTGGGCTGTGAACTCTTTGGCCATGCTGGCCTGGAAGCGGATTTGGAAGTTCAAGAACTGGCGCTGGCCTCTTTAGATGCTGCTGGCATTCAAAAAGTTAGGCTGGATCTCTCGCACCGCGGGGTGTTTTTGGCCTTGCGTGACCAGGATCCGGCCTTGGCAGCGATTGAGACTGATGTGCTGCAGGCCTTGCAGTCCAAGGACCGTGTTCGCCTGAATCAACTCGTTACCCGGCTAGCACCGGCAACGGCAAAGTCGCTTCTGGCCATGATCGATCTGTACGGCCCAGCAACGGGCCCAGGCAATGTCATTGAAAAAGCCAGGGCAGTCTTGCCGGCCGTGCCAACGATTAGCCAGGCGCTGGATCGTCTGCAGGCGGTGGCCAATTCGGCACTCTTTACCGAACACCCGCAGTGCGTGTTAACGGTGGACTTCGCCGATCTCCGCGGTTATCGCTATCACAACGGTGTCATGTTCTCGATTTACTGCGAGGGCCTGCCCAACGCCGTGGTCCGTGGTGGCCGCTACGACGGTGTGGGTGAGATCTTTGGCCGTGCACGTGCGGCCACCGGGTTTAGCCTGGAACTACGGGAATTACTCGGCATCACGGCCTCTTCAGAGGGCGAGGCGGATTGTTCTTTCGCCCCGATCGCCGCGCCCTGGCGTGACGATGCGGCGCTTCGGGCAGCGATTGCCAGCCTGCGGGCACAGGGGAAAACGGTAATTGCTCTTCCTGATGCAGAATTAGGGGTGTGGACCGGCGAAAAGCTCGTGAATCAGGCGGGCAGCTGGTCCGTGGCCTAA
- the rlmB gene encoding 23S rRNA (guanosine(2251)-2'-O)-methyltransferase RlmB, producing the protein MADPKEICLLGFHAVRARLRAAPDTISRIVFDGQRKDARINGLLKQAEQASIKTISESILQLDRLAKGQRHQGVLAIASKRPQPDSLSDLLEQMESLKPVDQWLVVLDGVTDPHNLGAILRSVDAAGAAAVIAPRDKSAPLNDVAARVSAGASDHLPYLQVTNLARAIEELQQADYMVIGLAGEAEASIYATDLTGKIALVLGAEGEGMRRLTRERCDLLVRLPMQGSVESLNVSVACGVCCYEALRQRQARK; encoded by the coding sequence ATGGCAGATCCCAAAGAAATTTGTTTACTCGGTTTTCATGCGGTTCGTGCCCGCCTTCGGGCGGCGCCCGACACCATCAGCCGAATCGTGTTTGATGGCCAGCGTAAAGACGCACGCATCAATGGGCTTTTGAAGCAGGCCGAACAGGCTTCGATCAAAACCATTTCGGAATCAATACTTCAGCTGGATCGGCTGGCCAAGGGGCAGCGACATCAGGGCGTGTTGGCCATTGCCAGCAAACGTCCGCAGCCTGACAGCCTGTCAGACTTATTAGAGCAGATGGAATCACTCAAGCCGGTTGATCAGTGGCTGGTGGTTTTGGATGGCGTGACCGATCCTCACAACCTTGGGGCGATTTTGCGCAGTGTGGATGCTGCCGGTGCGGCGGCAGTCATTGCACCACGTGACAAATCCGCACCGTTGAACGATGTCGCCGCACGTGTGTCCGCTGGTGCGTCGGATCATCTGCCGTATCTGCAGGTGACCAATCTGGCGCGAGCCATTGAAGAGCTACAGCAGGCCGATTACATGGTGATTGGGCTGGCCGGCGAGGCAGAGGCGTCAATCTATGCCACCGATCTCACGGGCAAGATCGCTCTGGTTCTGGGCGCCGAAGGCGAGGGCATGCGCCGCTTAACGAGGGAGCGTTGTGATCTTCTGGTGCGGCTGCCCATGCAAGGGTCGGTGGAAAGCCTGAATGTGTCAGTGGCTTGCGGCGTGTGTTGTTATGAAGCGCTGCGTCAGCGTCAGGCGCGTAAGTAA
- the rnr gene encoding ribonuclease R — MSKRASPLTPSKAQPSGFYGRLIGHRDGFGFIRPDTGGDDVFVSPKEMLKAMHGDRVSARVVGTDRRGRPEAVILEVVEHANRKLVGRLVNERGILVVVPEDQRIKHDVIVAPADTMGAESGQVVSIEIVDPPTRYTPPVGRVVEVLGGVDDPGMEIEIAVRKFDVPHEFSAEAEKLASRLPDEVRAKDLKNRIDLRDVPFMTIDGEDARDFDDAVYAEAIPGKGWRLLVAIADVSHYVQTGDALDRDAFSRSTSVYFPRRVIPMLPEKLSNGLCSLNPHVDRLALVCDMVVSTDGEVKAYQFYDAVICSHQRLTYTRAWAVLCDPLSEEAVQLGPLVEPLGQLEEVFRALLGAREARGAIDFDSVETFMQFDANGRIEKILPRVRNDAHRLIEECMLAANTCAADIFKRAKRHGLFRVHEGPTPERLKALRDFLKVQGLKLEGGDEPNPGDYSRLAKEIRARPDSRLIQSLLLRSMQQAIYTPDNSGHFGLSYEAYAHFTSPIRRYPDLLVHRVIKTIIHNKGHYVPSFGDLGDDDPLQRWRNIGDHCSAAERRADEASRDVEAWLKCQYMKSRVGEQLRGTVTGVAPFGLFITLDALYVEGLVHVSELGAEYFQHNEVLHELRGERTGRRFRLYDSLVVQVARVDLDARRIEFQLVPSLMRATKSTKTTEREQDYYELPDDEEEVLDMPRWLAEALAEQASGAAKRGGKKKKSKPSVTPVVAPPSGTKNSTKSARAKPAKTKTARQPASQAGKARKSKRSRR; from the coding sequence TTGTCAAAACGAGCCTCGCCTCTGACCCCATCCAAAGCCCAGCCCAGTGGTTTTTATGGCCGCCTGATTGGCCACCGAGACGGCTTCGGTTTTATTCGGCCCGATACTGGCGGCGATGACGTCTTTGTCTCGCCAAAAGAAATGCTCAAGGCCATGCATGGCGATCGGGTGAGTGCCCGTGTGGTGGGCACCGATCGGCGGGGCCGGCCCGAGGCGGTCATTTTGGAAGTGGTGGAGCACGCCAATCGCAAGCTCGTGGGCCGACTGGTCAATGAGCGCGGCATTTTAGTGGTGGTGCCCGAGGACCAGCGCATTAAACACGACGTGATCGTGGCGCCGGCCGACACCATGGGGGCGGAGTCGGGACAGGTGGTCTCCATTGAGATTGTGGACCCCCCCACCCGGTACACGCCGCCGGTGGGCCGGGTGGTCGAGGTACTTGGCGGGGTCGACGACCCCGGCATGGAAATTGAGATTGCGGTACGCAAATTCGATGTACCCCATGAGTTTTCTGCCGAGGCGGAAAAACTCGCCAGCCGTCTTCCAGACGAGGTCCGTGCCAAAGACCTGAAAAACAGAATTGATCTGCGCGATGTGCCGTTTATGACCATTGACGGCGAAGATGCGCGAGACTTTGATGATGCGGTTTATGCCGAAGCCATTCCCGGCAAAGGCTGGCGTTTGTTGGTGGCCATTGCCGATGTCAGCCACTATGTGCAAACGGGTGATGCTCTGGACCGCGATGCATTTTCACGCAGCACATCGGTGTATTTTCCGCGCCGGGTCATTCCCATGCTGCCGGAAAAACTCTCCAACGGCCTGTGCTCCTTAAATCCACATGTCGATCGCTTGGCCCTGGTCTGCGACATGGTGGTGAGCACCGACGGCGAGGTCAAGGCCTATCAGTTTTATGACGCCGTGATTTGTTCCCATCAGCGGCTCACCTATACCCGCGCCTGGGCGGTGTTGTGCGACCCGCTGTCGGAAGAGGCGGTGCAGCTTGGCCCCTTGGTTGAACCGCTGGGCCAACTCGAGGAAGTCTTTCGTGCGCTGTTGGGCGCGCGCGAGGCCCGTGGCGCGATTGATTTCGACTCGGTCGAGACCTTTATGCAATTCGATGCCAATGGCCGAATTGAGAAGATCTTGCCGCGAGTCCGCAACGATGCCCATCGTCTGATTGAAGAGTGCATGCTGGCGGCCAACACCTGTGCTGCCGATATTTTTAAGCGGGCAAAACGCCATGGCTTATTCCGCGTTCACGAAGGGCCCACGCCGGAGCGCTTAAAGGCACTACGCGATTTTCTGAAAGTGCAGGGACTAAAGCTCGAGGGGGGTGATGAGCCCAATCCCGGGGACTATTCCCGCCTGGCCAAAGAGATTCGTGCCAGACCCGATTCGCGATTGATTCAGTCGCTACTCTTGCGCAGTATGCAGCAGGCCATTTACACACCGGATAACTCCGGCCACTTTGGCCTGTCCTACGAGGCTTATGCCCATTTCACATCGCCGATTCGCCGTTATCCGGATTTGTTAGTGCATCGGGTGATCAAGACCATCATCCACAACAAGGGCCACTATGTGCCGTCTTTTGGCGATCTCGGCGACGACGATCCCTTGCAGCGTTGGCGCAATATTGGTGACCATTGCTCGGCAGCAGAGCGTCGTGCCGATGAGGCATCGCGCGATGTCGAGGCTTGGCTGAAGTGTCAATACATGAAGTCTCGTGTGGGCGAGCAGCTGCGCGGCACCGTCACAGGCGTTGCGCCCTTTGGTTTGTTTATCACTCTAGATGCACTCTATGTCGAGGGTCTTGTTCATGTGTCAGAGCTCGGCGCAGAATACTTCCAACACAACGAAGTCCTGCATGAGCTGCGCGGTGAGCGAACCGGCCGGCGTTTTAGGCTCTATGACAGCCTGGTGGTGCAGGTTGCCCGTGTTGACCTGGATGCCCGCCGTATTGAGTTTCAGCTGGTGCCAAGCCTGATGCGCGCAACCAAGTCCACCAAGACGACCGAGCGCGAGCAAGACTATTACGAACTTCCTGATGATGAGGAAGAAGTGCTCGATATGCCCCGCTGGCTGGCCGAGGCCTTGGCAGAGCAGGCCAGTGGCGCAGCGAAACGGGGCGGCAAGAAGAAAAAATCCAAACCATCGGTGACACCAGTCGTTGCGCCGCCTTCAGGCACGAAAAATTCCACGAAGTCCGCGAGGGCAAAACCCGCGAAAACCAAGACCGCCCGCCAGCCGGCATCTCAGGCCGGCAAAGCGCGCAAATCCAAACGCAGCCGGCGCTAA
- a CDS encoding thermonuclease family protein, producing the protein MIQWLAATLAALVIGLSGCSSQPGLAPPSGPYKIAEIFDGDSFNLIAANQQIVRVRIAGIDAPEKRQPYSNKSKESLESLLAGGTITLTPVKIDRFERWVAHVSVNQNDIGLLQIQRGYAWFFTRYQQDLDDRRKSDYARAEENARREGLGLWAGIAASVNNPALAPEPPWKFRERTKKEK; encoded by the coding sequence GTGATTCAATGGCTGGCCGCGACGCTGGCTGCACTGGTCATCGGCCTGTCGGGATGCAGCTCACAGCCAGGCCTGGCCCCACCAAGTGGCCCCTACAAGATTGCGGAAATCTTTGATGGTGATTCCTTTAATCTGATTGCTGCCAATCAACAGATCGTGCGCGTGCGCATTGCGGGCATAGATGCGCCAGAAAAACGCCAACCTTATTCCAACAAATCCAAAGAGTCTTTAGAGTCTTTGCTCGCGGGCGGCACAATCACGCTCACGCCTGTGAAGATCGACCGGTTCGAGCGCTGGGTGGCCCATGTGTCGGTGAATCAAAACGATATTGGATTACTTCAGATCCAGCGGGGCTACGCCTGGTTCTTCACACGCTATCAGCAAGACCTGGATGATCGCCGCAAATCGGACTATGCCCGGGCCGAAGAAAACGCCCGCCGAGAAGGCCTAGGCTTGTGGGCCGGCATTGCGGCATCGGTCAACAACCCCGCACTGGCACCCGAGCCACCGTGGAAATTTCGTGAGCGGACAAAGAAAGAAAAATAA
- the hflX gene encoding GTPase HflX yields MSDLGSVSTSNDVDFSKQPRTVLVALTLGQGPRPDIDELQALAESAGAKVVAVMTGRRDKPDSALFVGTGKAEEILLACQEHAAELVIFDHTLTPGQQRNLTKLLKRRVIDRVALILDIFALRARSHEGKLQVELAQLDYLSARLVRGWTHLERQKGGIGLRGPGETQLETDRRLIGQRVKQLKSRLALVEKQRKNRSRQRSRQGAFVVSLVGYTNAGKSTLFNALTHANVYAADQLFATLDTTSRRVFLAPGEFMVLSDTVGFIRELPHSLIEAFKSTLHEAADADLLLHVIDASDPDRDLHKQAVEEVLAEVGAADVPRIEVYNKIDLTDLPPRSEVDPYGRIRRVWLSASSGSGIDALRQAVRSHMPAFPNSEPTLGALSDNVDAVQPSVQSLL; encoded by the coding sequence CTGAGCGACCTCGGTTCCGTCTCAACGTCGAATGACGTTGATTTTTCTAAACAGCCGCGCACTGTTCTAGTCGCCTTGACCCTGGGCCAAGGCCCACGGCCAGATATTGATGAGCTTCAGGCCCTGGCTGAATCGGCAGGCGCAAAGGTAGTGGCCGTGATGACAGGCCGCCGAGACAAACCAGACTCTGCTTTGTTTGTCGGCACTGGTAAGGCGGAAGAGATTCTGTTGGCCTGCCAGGAGCATGCGGCAGAGTTGGTCATTTTTGACCACACCCTGACGCCTGGTCAGCAACGCAACCTGACCAAATTGTTAAAACGTCGCGTGATCGATCGTGTTGCGCTCATCTTGGATATCTTCGCCCTACGGGCCCGCAGCCATGAGGGCAAATTGCAGGTGGAGCTGGCCCAGCTAGATTATTTGTCGGCCCGGCTGGTCCGTGGCTGGACCCACTTAGAGCGGCAAAAGGGCGGTATTGGTCTGCGTGGTCCAGGTGAGACTCAGTTGGAAACCGACCGGCGGCTGATTGGCCAGCGTGTGAAACAGTTGAAGTCGCGGCTGGCATTGGTGGAAAAGCAGCGCAAGAATCGAAGTCGTCAGCGCAGCCGACAGGGGGCTTTTGTGGTGTCCTTGGTGGGCTATACCAATGCCGGCAAATCCACGCTTTTTAATGCCCTCACCCATGCCAATGTCTATGCGGCTGACCAGTTGTTTGCCACGCTAGATACCACCAGCCGTCGCGTCTTTCTTGCGCCAGGTGAGTTTATGGTCTTGTCAGACACAGTTGGCTTTATTCGTGAACTCCCGCACAGCCTGATCGAGGCCTTTAAGTCGACGCTGCACGAGGCGGCCGACGCCGATTTGCTGTTACATGTGATTGATGCATCTGACCCTGACCGCGATCTTCATAAACAGGCCGTTGAAGAAGTATTGGCTGAGGTTGGGGCGGCAGACGTTCCCAGAATCGAGGTCTACAACAAGATTGACTTGACCGATTTGCCCCCACGGTCCGAGGTAGATCCCTATGGTAGGATCCGCCGGGTTTGGTTGAGCGCCTCTTCTGGCAGCGGCATTGATGCTCTGCGGCAGGCGGTCAGATCCCATATGCCGGCTTTCCCTAATTCCGAACCGACTTTGGGGGCTCTCAGCGATAATGTCGATGCAGTGCAACCTTCTGTTCAGTCCCTTCTCTAA